Proteins encoded within one genomic window of Gallus gallus isolate bGalGal1 chromosome 1, bGalGal1.mat.broiler.GRCg7b, whole genome shotgun sequence:
- the GPR183 gene encoding G-protein coupled receptor 183 isoform X1, with protein MSTELPAETPVAEMDTFTTSQTNSSTCDLYEHKDTARIILSVFYSLILILGVLGNTIALTVIFKNRKKINSTTLYSTNLVFSDLLFCIALPTRIAYYALGFHWPFGEALCRITALLFYINTYAGVNFMTCLSIDRFFAVVHPFRYKIRRIKYAKGICVFIWFLVFSQTFPLLIQPMTHEENERTTCMEYPNFEKIAHLPFILLAACLVGYLIPLGIILFCYSQISCKLFQTAKENPLTEKSGINKKAINTILFVIIVFIICFTPYHVAIIQHMIKKLQYQPLCNENQIFQKSLHYTVFLMNFNCCLDPFIYFFACKGYKRTVLKILRRQVSVSISSAARSHHEESSRDVGETQMMVLAKSANGKLPEKSSL; from the exons AT GTCCACCGAGCTTCCTGCAGAAACACCAGTTGCAGAAATGGACACTTTCACAACTTCTCAGACAAACAGTTCTACCTGTGACTTGTATGAACATAAGGATACAGCAAGGATAATCCTATCTGTGTTCTACAGCCTCATCTTAATCCTTGGAGTACTCGGAAACACAATTGCCCtcactgtcatttttaaaaacagaaagaagataaaCTCTACTACCCTCTATTCAACAAATCTCGTCTTCTCAGATCTACTGTTCTGTATTGCCCTGCCTACAAGGATAGCCTACTATGCCCTGGGATTCCACTGGCCATTCGGAGAAGCGTTATGTCGAATAACTGCTCTCTTGTTTTACATTAACACTTATGCAGGTGTGAACTTCATGACATGTCTGAGTATTGACAGATTTTTCGCCGTCGTCCATCCATTCCGATACAAGATCAGAAGGATTAAATATGCCAAGGGCATTTGTGTATTTATCTGGTTTCTTGTATTCAGCCAAACTTTCCCATTGCTTATACAGCCCATGacacatgaagaaaatgaaaggactACATGTATGGAATATCCAAACTTTGAAAAAATAGCCCATTTACCATTTATACTTCTTGCCGCCTGTTTAGTAGGATACCTTATTCCCCTTGGAATTATACTATTTTGTTACTCTCAAATTAGCTGCAAACTTTTTCAAACGGCCAAGGAAAATCCACTGACTGAAAAATCAGGGATAAACAAAAAAGCTATCAATACAATCCTATTTGTAATTATAGTGTTCATCATCTGCTTTACCCCTTATCATGTTGCAATCATACAACACATGATTAAGAAGCTTCAGTATCAACCCTTATGCAATGAAAACCAGATTTTCCAGAAGTCACTCCATTATACTGTGTTTCTGATGAATTTTAATTGCTGTCTAGATCCTTTCATCTATTTCTTTGCATGCAAAGGATACAAAAGGACTGTACTAAAAATACTGAGGCGACAAGTGAGCGTATCAATTTCAAGTGCTGCCAGATCACACCATGAAGAAAGTTCACGCGATGTGGGAGAAACACAAATGATGGTACTCGCAAAGTCTGCCAATGGGAAGTTACCTGAAAAATCAAGTCTGTAG
- the GPR18 gene encoding N-arachidonyl glycine receptor → MMPENHYPEEYRISSLVFYSFVFIVGLVVNATALWVFSCSTKKRTTITIYMMNVALLDITFILSLPFRIIYHGKEMWPFGDIFCRIIGAFTVFYPAIALWLLAFISVDRFMAIVQPKHVKELKNTKKALLACTGIWIMTLATTSPLLFLRSDPDKAFNFTTCMKMLDIIHLKEVNMLNFSRLIFFFLIPLLIMMGCYLVIIYNFIHGRTSKLKPKAKERSIRIIVTLIAQVLVCFVPFHICFALMMLNEGTSYNPWAAFTTFLMNLSTCLDVILYYIVSKQFQARVISVILYRNYLRSVRRKSFRTASVRSLNNINSEMI, encoded by the coding sequence ATGATGCCTGAGAATCACTACCCTGAAGAATACAGGATTTCATCACTGGTCTTCTACAGTTTTGTATTCATAGTAGGACTGGTAGTGAATGCCACGGCACTATGGGTTTTCAGCTGCAGTACCAAGAAGAGAACCACTATAACCATATACATGATGAATGTGGCATTACTTGACATAACTTTCAtactttccttgccttttcgGATAATCTACCATGGGAAAGAAATGTGGCCTTTTGGAGATATATTCTGTCGGATTATCGGTgctttcactgtattttatcCAGCCATTGCTCTGTGGTTGCTTGCTTTCATAAGTGTAGACAGATTTATGGCTATTGTCCAGCCCAAACATgtcaaagaactgaaaaatacaaaaaaagctCTGCTGGCTTGTACAGGAATCTGGATAATGACCCTTGCAACAACTTCCCCCTTGCTCTTTCTACGTTCTGATCCAGACAAAGCCTTCAATTTCACCACCTGCATGAAAATGCTCGATATCATCCATTTAAAGGAAGTAAATATGTTGAACTTTTCTCgcttgatatttttctttttgattcctTTGCTTATCATGATGGGGTGCTACCTAGTCATTATTTACAATTTTATCCATGGCAGGACTTCCAAGTTGAAGCCTAAGGCCAAGGAGAGATCCATAAGAATCATAGTTACTTTGATTGCTCAAGTACTTGTGTGCTTTGTACCCTTCCACATTTGCTTCGCCCTCATGATGTTGAATGAAGGTACAAGTTACAATCCATGGGCAGCCTTTACCACCTTTCTCATGAACCTCAGTACTTGCTTGGACGTTATACTGTACTATATTGTTTCTAAACAATTTCAGGCTAGAGTCATCAGCGTCATCCTTTATCGCAATTACCTCCGAAGTGTGCGCAGGAAGAGTTTTCGAACTGCAAGTGTAAGATCACTCAATAATATCAACAGTGAAATGATataa